The Halobacillus amylolyticus nucleotide sequence TCGGTGTGTACCCTTCTTTATTTATTCGTTCTAAACACTGGTCAATCGTTTCATCTTCGTGCACTTCAAAGCGCTTCTTGTTGTTTTTCTTGGTCATTACGCAACCTCCCCTTCTTCACCTGCTTCACCCAGAACCCGCCATGAATCTGCTTTGGTTCATAGGCAATAATGAAGGCTTTAGGGTCAATGGTTTTAATCGTTTCATACAATTTTAACTCATACTTCCTCGGGGTTAAAATTTGCATTGCCAGACGGTCACCTTCCATTCCATAAGCATACCAGCTCGTTACACCGTATCCCTTATCACGGAGCAACTTCGTAAATTCGATATCAGGATCAGAAGAAATGACATTCACCGTGGTATAACCAAGCGCCAGTTTTTCTTCAATCTTCATCCCAACGACGACACCCATCCCATAACCGACAGCATAAGCAATGACATTTTCTATTTGATCAAGATTATCAAGCACCAACCCTAATCCTAAGATATAGACAACGATTTCAAACATACTGATAAATGCTGCGAAATATCGCTGGCCTTTCAATGTAAAAATCATTCGAAGCGTGAAGAACGAAACGTAAACGATGTTAACGACTAAAATGATGGTGACCATCACCAGGGTATTATCAAGCATGCATGTATTCCTCCTGTGCTAGGGGACTGTCTAGCTGCAACGCCTGCCGAAACCTAAGTCAGCCATGGCATTTTCGCTTTCCATTTCACCCAAAAGATCAATCATGCATAAACTATATACCATCTGTTATTCGTGGCACAATAAGATTTTTTCAAAACATTTGTCGAAAGCGAGATGATGTACGAATGAACCAATTTAATGATTGGAAAAAAAACATCGACCAGTTCTTCGGAAAAGATTTCTTCGGAGATTTTGAAGGGTTTATGAAACCCTCCATCCCCCAAATCAATCTCTATCAATATGACAATGAATTGCTTTGTATGGTTAACGTTCCCGGCATGAGTCATCCAAAAAACGTCGATGTTGTCGTTGACCATGCTACACTTATATTAACGGGGAGAATCGAAATTAATCATCGCGGCGGCCATCAGCTTAAGTCTGAAATTGCGACAGGGACCTTTGAGCGCAGCATTGACCTCCCCTTTGCAGTAAGAAGTGACAAAATTGATGCTACTTACAAGCATGGTCTATTAATCATTCAACTTCACCGCTTCATTTCAGATGCGACCAATCAAAAACCAATCCGAATCCGCCACCTTGAGGACGAGTGAATTTGAAATATGCAATTACCTGTCTATTTCGTGCAATTATTGAGAGTTTCGTGCAAATTAACTCCTCAAATGTGCATATATTTAAAATTTCGTGCAATTACGTCCCAATTTCGCGCAATTATGAAAGCCGGCAGCACCCATTACAGTTATTGCTCTGCTTAGAATAGCGTTTAGGCTAAGAATATAAAGTACAAGATGAAAATCACGAAAAGCAGATACATGATTGGATGAATGTCTTTTTTTCGTCCTTTTAACAACATAGTAATAGGATAAAAGATAAAGCCAATCGCAATTCCCGTAGCGATGCTGTAGGTAAGCGGCATGGCTGCAATTGTGAAGAAGGCAGGAACGGCGATTTCAAACTCATCCCAATCGATATTTTTCAAAGTGGATGCCATGAGTACGCCCACGATAATTAAGGCAGGTGCTGTGACTTCTTGCGTGAAAACAGTGAGTAATGGTGAAAAGAACAGGGCTAATAGGAAGAATCCTGCTGTGACAACGGATGCGAAGCCTGTTCTACCGCCTGCCCCAACGCCTGCGGTTGATTCGATATAGGAGGTCGTCGTCGATGTTCCGACAACGGATCCTACGACTGTAGCCGCTGAATCAGAGAATAAGGCTCGTCCCGCGCGTGGAAGTTTATTGTCTTTCATTAATCCACCCTGGGTCGCCACAGCCACGAGCGTTCCGGCTGTGTCAAAGAAATCAACGAATAGGAAAGTTAAAATGACGACAAGCATTTGCACAGTGAAAATATCATCAAAGTGGGTGAAAGCTTCGCCAAAGGTTGGAGCTAGACTCGGTGCAGGCCCGACGACTTCACTGATAGATGTAGGCGGCGTGATAAGACCTGTCACCATTCCAGCAATTACGGTCAGGATCATTCCGTAAAAAATGCCGCCTTTCACATCAAGCGATAAGAAAATAATAGATACAATAATTCCAAAAATCGCAAGCAATGTTGTTGGTTCTGTTAAATCGCCAAGTGTCACTAATGTCGCGTCACTGTTTTGGACGATCCCGGAATTTTGAAAACCGATAAAAGCAATAAACAAGCCTATCCCGGCTCCAACCGCCAGCTTTAAGTTAGCCGGAATGGCATTGATGATCATCTCGCGTAAGCCTGTGACTGTTAGTACGATAAAAATAAGACCAGATGCTAGTACACCTGCTAGAGCTGTCTCCCATGGAATACCGTAAGTGAGGACAACCGTATAAGCGAAAAAGGCACTCAAGCCAATTCCCGGGGCTAAGGCGATTGGATATTTAGCCAGCACCCCCATTATCAATGTTCCAACAGCGGCGGCGATGGCTGTCGCTGTAAATACAGCCCCCTGGTCCATGCGCGTCACGCCTTCTGGCAGTTCTTCAACACCAACCAGTGCAAGTGTTGACGGGTTGACGAATAG carries:
- a CDS encoding DUF2179 domain-containing protein — protein: MLDNTLVMVTIILVVNIVYVSFFTLRMIFTLKGQRYFAAFISMFEIVVYILGLGLVLDNLDQIENVIAYAVGYGMGVVVGMKIEEKLALGYTTVNVISSDPDIEFTKLLRDKGYGVTSWYAYGMEGDRLAMQILTPRKYELKLYETIKTIDPKAFIIAYEPKQIHGGFWVKQVKKGRLRNDQEKQQEAL
- a CDS encoding Hsp20/alpha crystallin family protein: MNQFNDWKKNIDQFFGKDFFGDFEGFMKPSIPQINLYQYDNELLCMVNVPGMSHPKNVDVVVDHATLILTGRIEINHRGGHQLKSEIATGTFERSIDLPFAVRSDKIDATYKHGLLIIQLHRFISDATNQKPIRIRHLEDE
- a CDS encoding NCS2 family permease, which translates into the protein MKKYFKFKEAGTNYRTEFLAGMTTFLAMAYILFVNPSTLALVGVEELPEGVTRMDQGAVFTATAIAAAVGTLIMGVLAKYPIALAPGIGLSAFFAYTVVLTYGIPWETALAGVLASGLIFIVLTVTGLREMIINAIPANLKLAVGAGIGLFIAFIGFQNSGIVQNSDATLVTLGDLTEPTTLLAIFGIIVSIIFLSLDVKGGIFYGMILTVIAGMVTGLITPPTSISEVVGPAPSLAPTFGEAFTHFDDIFTVQMLVVILTFLFVDFFDTAGTLVAVATQGGLMKDNKLPRAGRALFSDSAATVVGSVVGTSTTTSYIESTAGVGAGGRTGFASVVTAGFFLLALFFSPLLTVFTQEVTAPALIIVGVLMASTLKNIDWDEFEIAVPAFFTIAAMPLTYSIATGIAIGFIFYPITMLLKGRKKDIHPIMYLLFVIFILYFIFLA